From one Macellibacteroides fermentans genomic stretch:
- a CDS encoding thioredoxin family protein, with translation MKVRAYVLLVFAGILTMSASTKKASLSEGNTPGNLAPRIESMDNGREVRFQNHSGKYTLLNFWAAYDAESRARNIQLWNEVNKLNSSEIEMISISYDKSPSVFSETVKADGLNQENQFRDEQGAESELYKKYGLKKGFRNFLIDDKGVIVAVNVSPKNLPEELRKD, from the coding sequence ATGAAGGTTAGAGCTTATGTTCTCCTTGTATTTGCAGGTATATTGACTATGTCTGCTTCTACAAAAAAAGCGAGTCTGTCCGAAGGTAACACTCCGGGAAATCTTGCTCCGAGAATAGAGTCCATGGATAACGGCCGTGAGGTACGTTTCCAGAATCATTCCGGCAAATACACGCTGTTAAATTTTTGGGCTGCGTATGATGCGGAATCCAGGGCGCGAAACATTCAGTTGTGGAATGAGGTTAACAAGTTGAATTCATCAGAAATTGAAATGATTTCAATCTCTTACGACAAGAGTCCTTCTGTTTTCTCAGAAACAGTTAAAGCAGACGGGTTGAATCAGGAAAATCAATTTCGTGACGAACAGGGTGCTGAATCAGAGTTGTACAAGAAGTATGGCTTGAAAAAAGGATTTAGGAACTTTTTAATTGACGACAAAGGTGTAATAGTCGCAGTGAATGTTTCTCCAAAAAATCTCCCTGAAGAATTAAGAAAAGATTAA
- a CDS encoding LptF/LptG family permease, producing the protein MKFKLKRIDKYIIKQFLGTYVFAIMLIISISVVFDINEKIDKFLQPNVPLKDIILDYYLNFIPYFANLFSPLFTFIAVIFFTSKLADNSEIIAMLASGMSFRRLMMPYAVSAAIIATLTFVLNSFIIPPANSTRIDFQNKYIKNKQMLYAKNVQLEVEPGVFAYFDRYEARSNMGYRFSLEHFKDKKLISRLTANSIKYDSLYQWTVIDYMIRDFEGMRETIQSGSRKDTTLTIVPSDFLISVNDCETMTTPQLEVYINRQKKRGIGNIQTFQIEYHKRFATVMAAFILTTIGASLSSRKIKGGMGLNIGIGLALSFSYILFMTVTSTFAINGYVSPFVAAWIPNIIYTMIAVFLYRRAPR; encoded by the coding sequence ATGAAATTCAAATTGAAACGGATCGACAAATACATTATCAAGCAGTTCCTTGGAACCTATGTATTTGCCATAATGTTGATCATTTCCATTTCGGTTGTGTTCGATATTAATGAGAAAATTGACAAGTTTCTGCAGCCTAACGTTCCGTTGAAAGACATCATTCTGGACTACTACCTGAATTTTATTCCTTATTTTGCAAATCTGTTCAGTCCCCTGTTTACTTTTATCGCCGTAATCTTTTTTACGTCGAAGTTGGCAGACAATTCAGAAATAATTGCAATGTTGGCCAGTGGAATGAGTTTCAGGCGGCTTATGATGCCCTATGCCGTTTCGGCAGCAATCATAGCAACCTTAACATTTGTATTAAACAGTTTTATCATACCCCCGGCAAATAGTACGCGTATCGATTTCCAGAACAAATACATAAAGAATAAGCAAATGTTGTATGCAAAGAACGTACAGCTTGAAGTTGAACCCGGAGTTTTTGCCTATTTCGATCGCTACGAGGCCCGTTCCAATATGGGGTATCGTTTTTCGTTGGAACATTTTAAAGATAAAAAACTAATCTCACGTCTTACAGCCAACTCAATCAAGTATGATTCCCTGTATCAATGGACAGTCATTGATTACATGATACGTGATTTTGAGGGGATGCGCGAAACCATACAAAGCGGCAGTCGTAAAGATACCACCCTTACTATTGTACCTTCCGATTTTCTTATATCGGTTAACGATTGCGAAACGATGACAACTCCACAGTTGGAAGTCTACATCAACCGGCAGAAGAAAAGAGGTATTGGCAATATACAGACATTCCAAATTGAATATCACAAGCGTTTTGCCACAGTGATGGCCGCATTTATTCTTACAACGATTGGAGCATCTCTCTCTTCGCGTAAAATTAAAGGGGGAATGGGACTTAACATCGGGATTGGACTTGCTCTAAGTTTTTCTTATATTCTGTTTATGACTGTAACATCCACCTTCGCTATAAACGGCTATGTTAGTCCGTTTGTTGCCGCTTGGATTCCAAATATTATTTATACGATGATTGCTGTTTTCCTATACAGGAGGGCTCCCAGATAA
- a CDS encoding DUF362 domain-containing protein, translating to MKRRDFLKTSAVAGAALSLNFDGLQAALSSNTVAVEKAPDLVAVMGGEPAAMLDKALEALGGIGKFVKKGQKVVIKPNIGWDRAPEMAGNTNPELVAALVKKCLGAGAQKVTVFDHTCDNWQKCYETSGISDAVKKAGGIMMPGNDEKYYKEVAIPGGVTLKNAKIHESLIEADVWINVPVLKNHGGAKLTCAMKNYMGIVWDRRYFHSNDLQQCIADICTWNKKPVLNIVDAYRIMHKNGPQGKSLSDVAQLKTLIASTNIVATDTAALRFFNQVEKLDISAVGHIGKGEALKLGTSNLDKLTIKRIKI from the coding sequence ATGAAACGTCGTGATTTCTTAAAGACCAGTGCAGTGGCGGGTGCTGCATTATCATTAAATTTTGATGGCTTGCAGGCAGCCCTATCTTCTAATACAGTTGCTGTAGAGAAGGCTCCCGACTTAGTTGCCGTAATGGGTGGAGAACCAGCAGCAATGTTAGACAAAGCTCTTGAGGCTTTAGGCGGAATTGGCAAATTTGTAAAGAAAGGGCAAAAGGTTGTAATTAAACCGAATATCGGATGGGACCGCGCTCCGGAAATGGCAGGAAATACAAATCCGGAATTAGTAGCTGCTTTAGTAAAGAAATGTCTTGGTGCCGGAGCCCAGAAAGTAACCGTATTTGACCATACGTGCGATAACTGGCAGAAATGTTATGAAACCAGCGGGATATCAGATGCTGTTAAAAAGGCCGGAGGTATCATGATGCCTGGTAATGATGAAAAATATTACAAAGAAGTAGCAATACCCGGAGGCGTTACGCTTAAGAATGCCAAAATTCATGAATCTCTTATTGAAGCTGATGTCTGGATAAATGTACCGGTGCTTAAAAATCATGGTGGTGCCAAGCTTACCTGTGCAATGAAAAATTACATGGGGATTGTTTGGGACAGACGTTATTTCCATTCAAATGATTTGCAGCAATGTATTGCCGACATATGTACATGGAATAAAAAACCGGTATTGAATATTGTGGATGCATATCGAATCATGCATAAAAACGGTCCACAAGGAAAAAGCCTTTCGGATGTAGCTCAACTTAAAACATTGATCGCATCTACCAATATTGTTGCTACAGACACAGCTGCGTTGAGATTCTTTAATCAGGTTGAGAAATTAGATATCAGTGCCGTAGGACACATAGGTAAAGGAGAAGCCCTTAAACTAGGCACCTCAAACCTGGATAAATTAACGATCAAACGTATTAAGATATAA
- a CDS encoding 4Fe-4S binding protein, whose translation MKQTSLLKRLRVILAILFFVPIILYFVDFANLLPDSLHGLLHLQIVPAILAGILWIIIAQLLLVLVFGRLYCSVICPAGVLQDIINRIYCIGKKKKNGKRRFRYKKPMNWFRYGLLALTTLLAVAGSIELLLLLDPYSNFGRVAANLFRPLVIWGNNLIADVLMKFDNYTLYHVTIETITIPSLIAGAVVLLLFVGLVAWRGRLFCNTLCPVGSLLGLISRYSLLNINFDKNACIQCGKCEKSCKAEAIDMASMHVDNSRCVDCFNCISSCSKDALHYSINPLFKNKEINKDTVKTANVSSSRRSFLSTGITVASTVPLAAALAEQVNGQKRHRERAHGEENEANWSPVTPPGSISLERFKDTCTGCHLCVVQCPTHILKPAGLEYGFDYLLKPHLSYNSSYCNYECTVCSDVCPNHAIKPLTVEQKITTQVGIAHFIKHRCIVEIDGTDCGACSEHCPTQAVKMVPYKGDLRIPHVEPEICIGCGGCESICPARPARAIIIKANEVHLLAEKPKEEEIKEVVVDEFGF comes from the coding sequence ATGAAACAAACTAGCTTATTGAAGAGGTTGCGAGTTATTCTCGCAATCCTCTTTTTTGTACCTATCATTTTGTATTTTGTAGATTTTGCAAATCTATTACCCGATAGTTTGCATGGCCTTCTGCATTTACAGATAGTACCAGCCATCCTTGCAGGCATACTGTGGATAATCATTGCGCAGTTATTGCTTGTTCTGGTTTTTGGAAGGCTTTATTGCTCTGTTATTTGCCCTGCAGGTGTTTTGCAGGACATCATTAACCGGATTTATTGTATCGGTAAAAAGAAAAAGAACGGAAAACGCCGGTTCAGGTATAAAAAACCCATGAACTGGTTTCGTTACGGATTACTTGCCCTAACGACCTTGTTGGCTGTAGCCGGATCTATCGAATTATTACTATTGCTTGATCCATACAGCAACTTCGGCAGGGTGGCTGCCAACCTATTCAGACCGTTGGTTATATGGGGTAACAACCTGATAGCCGATGTATTGATGAAGTTCGACAATTATACACTGTACCATGTAACAATTGAAACGATTACTATACCTTCCTTGATTGCAGGTGCAGTTGTTCTATTACTTTTTGTCGGTCTGGTAGCCTGGAGAGGTCGTTTATTCTGTAACACACTTTGTCCGGTAGGATCTTTACTTGGACTCATTTCACGCTATTCACTGCTGAATATCAATTTTGATAAAAACGCATGTATTCAATGTGGTAAATGCGAGAAATCATGCAAAGCCGAGGCAATTGACATGGCAAGTATGCATGTGGACAACTCACGGTGCGTAGATTGTTTTAATTGCATATCATCATGCTCGAAAGATGCGCTTCATTACAGTATAAATCCTTTATTTAAAAATAAAGAAATCAATAAGGATACCGTAAAAACTGCAAATGTATCGTCAAGCAGGCGTTCATTCTTGTCTACAGGCATCACCGTTGCCTCCACCGTCCCTTTAGCAGCTGCGCTTGCTGAGCAGGTAAACGGACAAAAAAGACATAGAGAAAGAGCTCATGGAGAAGAAAATGAAGCTAACTGGTCGCCTGTAACTCCTCCCGGATCCATCAGTCTGGAACGATTTAAGGATACATGTACCGGCTGTCATTTATGTGTAGTGCAATGCCCTACTCATATTTTAAAACCTGCAGGACTGGAATATGGATTTGATTACCTATTAAAACCGCACCTTTCGTACAACAGCAGTTATTGCAATTACGAATGCACGGTTTGTTCGGATGTTTGTCCGAATCACGCAATCAAACCACTAACAGTCGAACAAAAGATAACAACACAGGTTGGTATTGCGCATTTCATTAAACATCGGTGTATTGTCGAGATTGATGGAACAGATTGCGGTGCTTGTTCGGAACACTGCCCCACTCAGGCCGTAAAAATGGTTCCCTATAAGGGAGATTTGAGAATTCCGCATGTTGAGCCGGAAATATGTATCGGGTGCGGTGGTTGCGAATCAATTTGCCCGGCTCGTCCGGCAAGAGCCATCATCATTAAAGCAAACGAAGTGCATCTTCTCGCAGAAAAGCCAAAAGAAGAAGAAATCAAAGAGGTAGTCGTTGACGAATTCGGTTTTTAG
- a CDS encoding L-cysteine desulfidase family protein, translated as MDITIQKQIIELIKREVVPAIGCTEPMAVALAVAKASETLAKTPQKIEVFLSANVLKNAMGVGIPGTGMIGLPIAVALGALIGKSEYGLEVLRDITPQSLEEGKNMIEKRCIDISLKDNVDKLYIEVICRYEAEYSKVIIQKEHTQVVLVEKNGEKQFDKQESDTLDTNLQEDEVALTFSKVFDFATQTPVHDLEFILESAELNRRAAISSINGSYGHTVCKTVSGVNGKKYLGDSAFTHMLSMTAAACDARMDGAFIPVMSNSGSGNQGIAATLPVLSFADDIKCSQEQLIRALTLSHLMVIYIKQSLGRLSALCGCVVAATGASCGITYLMGGSKLQLSYAIKNMIGNITGMICDGAKPSCAMKVSSGVSTAMLSALMAIENKVVTSSEGIIDDDVDKSIANLTAIGSIGMEATDKLVLQIMTKKA; from the coding sequence ATGGATATTACAATACAGAAACAGATCATAGAACTAATTAAACGCGAAGTGGTTCCCGCCATTGGATGTACCGAGCCTATGGCCGTGGCACTTGCAGTAGCTAAAGCATCTGAAACTCTAGCCAAAACACCTCAGAAAATAGAAGTATTTCTTAGTGCAAATGTTCTTAAGAATGCAATGGGTGTTGGTATTCCCGGAACAGGAATGATTGGGTTGCCTATTGCTGTTGCTTTAGGAGCTTTGATTGGTAAATCCGAATACGGACTGGAGGTATTGAGAGATATTACTCCTCAAAGTCTTGAAGAAGGAAAAAATATGATTGAGAAACGATGTATTGATATATCATTGAAAGATAATGTTGATAAGCTATATATAGAAGTAATCTGTCGTTATGAGGCCGAATATTCAAAAGTAATTATTCAGAAAGAGCATACACAGGTGGTTTTGGTTGAAAAGAACGGCGAAAAACAATTTGATAAACAAGAAAGCGATACACTTGATACCAACCTTCAGGAAGACGAAGTCGCATTGACCTTCTCCAAAGTATTCGATTTTGCGACCCAAACGCCTGTTCACGACCTTGAATTTATCCTTGAATCGGCCGAACTTAATCGTCGTGCTGCCATTTCATCAATTAATGGAAGCTATGGACACACTGTTTGTAAAACAGTGTCTGGAGTAAATGGGAAAAAGTATTTGGGAGATTCGGCTTTTACGCATATGCTTTCTATGACTGCTGCAGCATGCGATGCCCGAATGGATGGCGCTTTTATTCCAGTAATGAGTAATTCGGGGAGTGGAAACCAGGGAATAGCCGCTACGTTACCTGTGTTAAGTTTTGCCGACGATATTAAATGTTCGCAGGAGCAACTAATAAGGGCTCTTACTTTAAGCCACCTGATGGTTATTTATATTAAACAGAGTTTGGGCCGTTTATCTGCTTTATGCGGATGTGTAGTCGCTGCTACAGGAGCGAGTTGTGGAATAACTTACCTGATGGGAGGGAGTAAGTTGCAATTATCCTATGCCATAAAAAATATGATTGGAAACATCACAGGTATGATTTGTGATGGGGCTAAGCCAAGTTGTGCCATGAAAGTATCCAGCGGCGTTTCTACGGCCATGCTTTCGGCCCTTATGGCGATAGAAAATAAGGTGGTTACCTCTTCTGAAGGTATTATAGACGACGATGTTGACAAGTCTATTGCCAATTTAACGGCTATTGGGTCGATAGGGATGGAGGCTACCGACAAGCTTGTGTTGCAGATTATGACAAAAAAAGCGTAA
- a CDS encoding CDGSH iron-sulfur domain-containing protein: MGDNESKQSIVEVKIIEKGPVVIHGPVKVTTPDGMVVVRDMCAICRCGNSKNQPYCDGSHLTQSKHVYEHEEFF, from the coding sequence ATGGGAGATAACGAGAGCAAACAATCAATTGTTGAAGTGAAGATTATTGAAAAAGGTCCGGTTGTAATACATGGACCTGTTAAGGTTACAACTCCCGATGGAATGGTTGTAGTAAGGGATATGTGTGCTATATGCAGATGTGGCAATTCCAAAAACCAACCCTACTGCGATGGTTCGCATTTAACCCAATCAAAGCATGTGTATGAACACGAAGAGTTTTTTTAA
- the tgt gene encoding tRNA guanosine(34) transglycosylase Tgt: MKFELQYKDTKTNARAGLITTDHGVIETPIFMPVGTQGSVKAVHMTELKEDIKAQIILGNTYHLYLRPGLEILKQAGGLHKFNSWNGPILTDSGGFQVFSLAENRKLHEEGAEFRSHIDGSKHLFTPEKVMDIERTIGADIIMAFDECCPGDADYNYAKESLGLTERWLDRCFNRFNSTDPMYGYNQSLFPIVQGCVYPDLRIRAAENVASKGADGNAIGGLAVGEPTEKMYEMIEVVNDILPKDKPRYLMGVGTPVNLLEAIERGVDMFDCIMPTRNGRNGQLFTKYGTMNMRNQKWENDFSPLDTEGTSYVDSLYSKAYVRHLFKTNELLGLQIASIHNLAFYLWLVGEARKHIIAGDFSIWKSGMVTQLSNRL; encoded by the coding sequence ATGAAATTCGAACTTCAATACAAAGATACTAAAACAAATGCAAGGGCGGGCTTGATTACTACCGATCACGGGGTAATTGAGACGCCCATTTTTATGCCTGTTGGAACCCAGGGCTCTGTTAAGGCTGTTCATATGACCGAGCTGAAGGAAGATATCAAAGCTCAGATTATTTTGGGTAATACTTATCACCTTTATCTGCGACCGGGACTCGAAATACTGAAACAAGCCGGAGGTTTACATAAGTTTAATAGCTGGAATGGACCTATTCTGACAGATAGTGGAGGTTTTCAGGTGTTTTCATTAGCGGAAAACCGCAAATTGCATGAAGAAGGAGCCGAATTCCGTTCCCACATTGATGGTTCTAAACATTTATTTACTCCGGAAAAAGTAATGGATATTGAAAGAACCATTGGAGCCGATATCATTATGGCATTTGATGAATGTTGTCCAGGTGACGCCGATTATAACTATGCCAAAGAATCGCTGGGACTTACAGAGCGTTGGCTAGATCGTTGCTTTAACCGCTTCAACAGCACTGATCCCATGTATGGATATAACCAAAGCCTTTTTCCGATTGTACAAGGATGTGTTTATCCTGATTTGCGGATACGTGCTGCAGAAAACGTAGCTTCGAAGGGCGCCGATGGAAATGCAATCGGTGGATTGGCTGTAGGTGAGCCTACTGAAAAGATGTACGAAATGATTGAAGTCGTCAACGATATCCTTCCTAAAGACAAGCCACGCTATCTGATGGGAGTTGGAACACCTGTAAATTTATTGGAAGCCATAGAAAGGGGCGTTGATATGTTTGACTGTATCATGCCAACAAGAAACGGACGTAATGGACAGCTTTTCACCAAATATGGAACAATGAATATGCGTAACCAGAAATGGGAAAACGACTTCTCACCTCTTGACACAGAAGGCACATCGTATGTAGACTCGCTTTACAGCAAGGCTTATGTACGACATCTTTTCAAAACAAATGAATTGCTTGGCCTGCAGATAGCTTCAATACATAACTTGGCATTCTATTTATGGTTGGTGGGTGAAGCACGGAAGCACATTATCGCCGGCGATTTCTCAATATGGAAAAGTGGTATGGTTACTCAACTTTCAAACAGATTATAA
- a CDS encoding response regulator transcription factor, with product MSKPFILADNQDITKAGILFLLERMPGTVQSVEADTKKELIRELTAFPKAVVILDYTLFDIAGADELIILSERFKDAEWILFSDELSEEFMRRIVFSSDKFSVVMKDCDKEEIEAALQYAIDSERFICHRITNLLLSKKVMAEKQDSILTSTEQEILKLIALGRTTKEIASERFSSTHTIITHRKNIFRKLAVNNVHEATKYALRAGIVDSAEYYI from the coding sequence ATGTCGAAGCCTTTTATCCTTGCTGATAATCAAGACATCACCAAAGCGGGTATTCTTTTTCTTTTGGAAAGAATGCCCGGTACTGTTCAATCGGTAGAAGCCGACACAAAAAAAGAGCTTATACGAGAGCTCACCGCTTTCCCCAAGGCGGTGGTGATCCTTGATTACACACTTTTTGATATAGCCGGAGCTGATGAGCTGATTATTCTAAGCGAACGCTTCAAAGATGCTGAGTGGATCCTGTTTTCGGACGAGCTTAGTGAAGAATTTATGCGTCGCATCGTTTTCAGCTCCGATAAATTCAGTGTGGTAATGAAAGACTGTGACAAAGAGGAAATTGAAGCAGCTCTGCAATATGCGATAGATTCGGAACGTTTTATTTGTCACCGTATTACCAATTTGTTGTTAAGCAAAAAAGTAATGGCTGAAAAGCAAGATAGTATTCTCACTTCTACAGAACAAGAAATTCTTAAACTGATTGCATTGGGAAGGACAACAAAAGAGATTGCCTCCGAGCGTTTTTCCAGCACGCATACCATAATCACTCATCGAAAAAATATATTTCGTAAACTTGCTGTAAACAATGTGCACGAAGCTACAAAATACGCCCTTCGTGCAGGGATAGTTGATTCTGCTGAATACTATATTTAA
- a CDS encoding sensor histidine kinase: MVQIEKTTDNRIPFSQRLFWSVFSMFLGFTFCFLLFQFQREKEFSQDKLNKVLENYNYQIYQRTHQSANIDSTLAQFLTEIPQKELRITIIDPTGLVVFDNIHPEELNNHNNRSEVKSARINNKGFAIRKSTTTGLRYFYSANLIDNYIYRSALPYDTYVKSELSIDKDFIYFMILMTTIFFIVLSRFTFSIGRTISKLRNFAHVMEKDRVVETAYTFSNDELGDISQNIVTLYHKQQIAKDALSMEREKLIKHFQYSKEGFAMFSGEGKETLSNILFNQYINVISDKQIKNAEEAISIPEMEPIRSFLRRSMVDPNRKRKVLRESLTVDKNGKIFLIECILFLDNSYELSISDISRQEEESRMKRQLTQNVAHELKTPVSSIQGYLETIIANPNLAPEKRQFFIERCYSQSTRLTGLLRDISVLNRLDEASDMFDLSEISIKRLLGEIQKECSKELAEKRIETNIILPGNPVIYGNYSLLYSIFRNLYDNAIAYAGEGITITVNCYKEDPKYYYFSFADNGIGISEEHINRIFERFYRVDKGRSRKVGGTGLGLSIVKNGVNFHKGQILAKNRPEGGLEFLFTLKKRV, translated from the coding sequence ATGGTTCAAATTGAAAAAACAACCGATAACAGAATTCCATTTAGCCAGCGTCTGTTTTGGTCGGTCTTCTCCATGTTTCTTGGATTTACATTTTGCTTCCTGCTATTTCAGTTTCAGCGCGAAAAAGAATTTTCGCAGGATAAGCTTAATAAAGTCCTCGAAAATTACAATTATCAAATTTACCAACGCACCCATCAGTCGGCCAATATAGATTCTACATTAGCTCAGTTTCTGACTGAAATTCCGCAAAAAGAGCTTAGAATTACGATTATTGATCCTACGGGATTGGTTGTATTCGACAACATCCATCCGGAAGAATTAAACAATCACAACAACCGAAGTGAAGTTAAAAGTGCAAGAATAAACAATAAAGGATTTGCCATCCGCAAGTCTACTACAACCGGATTACGCTATTTCTATTCGGCCAATTTGATAGATAATTATATCTACCGTTCGGCATTACCTTATGATACGTACGTAAAAAGCGAACTATCTATCGATAAGGATTTTATATACTTTATGATTCTGATGACTACCATCTTCTTTATCGTCCTTTCCCGGTTTACTTTTAGCATCGGACGTACGATTTCCAAGCTGCGGAATTTTGCCCATGTGATGGAAAAAGACAGGGTTGTGGAGACTGCCTACACATTTTCCAATGATGAATTAGGTGATATTTCGCAGAATATAGTTACACTTTATCATAAGCAGCAAATAGCTAAAGATGCATTGTCGATGGAAAGAGAAAAGCTGATCAAACATTTTCAGTATTCGAAAGAGGGGTTTGCCATGTTTTCTGGCGAAGGCAAGGAAACCTTATCCAATATTCTTTTCAATCAATATATAAATGTAATATCCGATAAACAGATCAAAAATGCGGAAGAAGCTATTTCCATCCCGGAAATGGAACCGATAAGAAGTTTTCTGAGACGTAGTATGGTTGACCCGAATCGTAAAAGAAAAGTGCTTAGAGAATCGCTTACTGTCGATAAAAACGGAAAGATTTTTCTCATTGAATGTATTTTATTTCTGGATAACAGCTACGAATTGTCAATAAGCGACATTTCGCGTCAGGAAGAAGAGAGCCGGATGAAACGTCAGCTTACCCAGAATGTAGCGCACGAACTTAAAACACCTGTAAGCAGTATTCAGGGATACCTCGAGACCATTATCGCCAATCCTAATCTGGCACCTGAGAAACGACAGTTTTTTATAGAACGTTGCTATTCACAAAGTACCCGACTAACAGGATTGCTAAGGGATATTTCCGTTCTGAATCGCCTGGATGAAGCGTCTGACATGTTTGACCTGAGTGAAATCAGTATCAAAAGATTACTAGGCGAAATACAAAAGGAGTGTTCAAAAGAATTAGCCGAAAAGAGAATTGAAACCAATATTATTCTTCCAGGCAATCCCGTAATTTACGGAAATTACTCCTTATTATATTCAATCTTCCGGAATCTGTACGACAATGCCATCGCTTATGCCGGCGAAGGGATAACTATTACAGTTAATTGTTACAAAGAAGATCCGAAGTATTACTATTTCAGTTTTGCCGATAATGGTATAGGAATAAGCGAAGAACATATAAATCGCATATTTGAACGGTTTTACAGAGTAGATAAAGGTAGAAGCCGAAAGGTAGGCGGAACAGGACTTGGCTTGTCAATCGTAAAGAATGGTGTTAACTTTCACAAAGGACAAATCCTTGCCAAAAATCGCCCCGAGGGAGGATTAGAGTTTTTATTTACCCTAAAGAAGCGAGTGTAA
- a CDS encoding response regulator transcription factor translates to MATTRILVVDDEEDLCEILKFNLEIEGYDVDTAFSSEDALKLDISSYNLLLLDVMMGEISGFKLANMLRKNEKTAKMPIIFLTAKDTENDLLTGFNLGADDYISKPFSIRQVVARVKAVLRRTASKPLEQEPELLAYETLILDTKRIKASVNGEEVPLTKKEFEILKLLLENKGNVFSREEILSRIWKDEVYVLDRTIDVNITRLRKKIGIYGKNIVTRLGFGYCFEY, encoded by the coding sequence ATGGCAACTACCCGTATTCTTGTTGTAGATGATGAAGAAGATTTGTGCGAAATATTAAAATTTAATCTCGAAATTGAGGGTTACGATGTTGATACCGCATTTAGCTCCGAAGATGCCCTGAAATTAGATATAAGCTCCTATAATTTATTACTTCTGGATGTAATGATGGGAGAAATATCCGGATTCAAGTTGGCAAACATGCTTCGGAAAAATGAAAAGACAGCCAAAATGCCCATCATATTTCTGACGGCCAAAGATACGGAAAATGATCTTCTTACCGGTTTCAATCTGGGTGCCGACGATTACATCTCCAAACCTTTTTCAATTCGTCAGGTTGTTGCCCGGGTTAAGGCCGTATTAAGACGTACAGCATCCAAACCTCTTGAACAAGAACCCGAATTATTAGCCTACGAGACTCTGATTCTGGACACCAAGCGCATTAAAGCTTCCGTAAACGGAGAAGAGGTTCCTTTAACAAAAAAAGAATTCGAAATTTTAAAGCTGTTGCTCGAAAATAAAGGAAATGTATTTTCAAGAGAAGAGATTTTATCGCGCATATGGAAAGACGAAGTGTATGTTCTTGATCGCACGATTGATGTAAATATTACCCGGCTACGAAAAAAAATAGGTATCTACGGTAAAAACATAGTTACCAGACTTGGTTTTGGTTATTGTTTTGAATATTAA